A single window of Caldimicrobium thiodismutans DNA harbors:
- the fliG gene encoding flagellar motor switch protein FliG — MSKLDPEKLTGPQKAAIFLMLMGEDFTSQVYKNLDEEDIKRIGIEMAKIEYIPAEVAKRVLEEANIEAKDLLANINLSPDEFLKKSLLEAYGEKGKALYEEIKKEVGPETFKKLKKLDPKTISNFLANEHPQTIAIILVHLEPELSGQVLQLLPEKIRSEVLLRIALLDKVDPQIVKEISDALEEELKAVGGALGKKIGGAEKAAEVLSHAGRELEDELLTEIEDENPALAEEIRKFLFTFEDFLKVDDFAIQTILREISTDDLKLALKGASEEIKEKFFRNMSKRASDLMKEELEMMGPVRITEVEKAQMNIIRAAKKLEQEGKIVLSKGEEEFV; from the coding sequence ATGTCCAAGCTTGATCCTGAAAAATTGACCGGTCCTCAGAAGGCTGCTATTTTTTTAATGTTGATGGGAGAGGATTTTACCTCTCAGGTTTACAAGAATTTAGATGAAGAGGATATCAAGCGTATCGGTATTGAAATGGCCAAAATTGAATATATACCTGCGGAGGTCGCTAAAAGGGTCCTTGAAGAGGCCAATATTGAAGCCAAAGATTTACTTGCTAATATTAATCTTTCACCGGATGAGTTTCTCAAAAAGAGTCTACTTGAGGCCTATGGTGAGAAAGGAAAGGCCCTTTATGAGGAAATTAAAAAGGAGGTTGGCCCGGAGACCTTTAAAAAATTAAAAAAACTTGATCCCAAGACCATATCTAATTTTCTGGCCAATGAACATCCCCAGACAATAGCTATTATTCTTGTGCATCTTGAACCAGAACTATCCGGACAGGTTCTTCAGCTTCTGCCGGAAAAGATTAGAAGTGAGGTCTTGTTGAGAATTGCACTCCTGGATAAGGTTGATCCTCAGATTGTAAAGGAGATTAGTGATGCCTTAGAGGAGGAGCTCAAGGCTGTTGGTGGGGCCCTTGGAAAAAAGATTGGAGGGGCAGAAAAGGCAGCTGAAGTCCTTTCCCATGCCGGAAGGGAACTTGAGGATGAGCTTCTTACAGAGATTGAGGATGAAAATCCAGCCTTAGCAGAAGAAATCAGAAAATTCCTCTTTACCTTTGAGGACTTTCTTAAGGTGGATGATTTTGCTATTCAGACTATCTTGCGTGAAATCTCAACGGATGATTTAAAACTTGCCCTGAAGGGGGCTTCAGAAGAAATTAAGGAAAAATTCTTCAGAAACATGAGTAAGAGAGCTTCTGATCTTATGAAAGAAGAACTTGAGATGATGGGACCAGTTAGAATTACTGAAGTGGAAAAGGCCCAGATGAATATTATAAGGGCAGCCAAAAAGCTTGAGCAGGAAGGAAAAATAGTCCTTTCCAAGGGAGAAGAGGAATTTGTCTAA
- the flgB gene encoding flagellar basal body rod protein FlgB, translating into MWGNFQKLLDTVKLSLRLRTERHQLISSNLANVDTPGYRRKDLPFEKIMQSYITQEKSLKTTHPKHFKMKERTLDDLIKSYQPETLGTPNNVSLEEEMASLTENQLLYESTLQSLAKELERLKEIITEGGR; encoded by the coding sequence ATGTGGGGAAATTTTCAAAAACTTTTAGATACGGTTAAGCTTTCTTTAAGACTTAGAACAGAAAGGCATCAGCTTATCTCTTCCAATCTTGCTAATGTGGATACTCCTGGCTATCGTAGAAAGGATCTGCCCTTTGAAAAGATAATGCAGAGCTATATTACTCAGGAAAAGAGTTTAAAGACCACCCATCCTAAACACTTCAAGATGAAGGAAAGAACCTTAGATGATTTGATAAAGAGCTATCAACCCGAAACTCTTGGGACACCTAATAATGTAAGTTTAGAAGAAGAAATGGCAAGCCTGACGGAGAACCAACTCCTTTATGAAAGCACCCTTCAATCTTTAGCCAAAGAGCTTGAGCGCTTGAAGGAGATTATCACAGAGGGAGGTAGATAG
- a CDS encoding tetratricopeptide repeat protein has translation MRFNLMRPRSLLSIILALWLLLIFFSSSSGQPKEGILKRFLTNATPTGIEADRTLKEIESAFRLKDYAKVIQLFSTLPPSLQLSPEEFFMVAESFYQTGEPEKAIDLAERASSLRRGKELSCSAELLKIKSRLLLGKEKEALKELDELEKGFCAELVGDQIKVLRGLLKKNWEVDVDPNLIKTEVEELYLARFNYLLKKGDLKEAEKIAFNYLNISGEYQKGKNFFFSLAEAYFKKGEIPRAKKFYQLIITEWDVSKESFLSKFRLYQIAYESTKIKELLPPKTIEDLLMYITQIKAKYPSEGIAEEASFLGIRIYYDQRDWERTRKSTKEFLKIYPESSFLTKVYDYYCQASTSLVPAYFLQGKVGELQKIAQEEREIFEKANCGVFYYHLGKEFYRYNLYTLSSYYFLSVQDLPLPGEVLPDYYLKLAFLAEINGEEEVSDILLSYLQKNFSKKTGSEPEYLFLKTKKALAKDLNYGVNLLRETLKTALPVAFKRELIFQALKRAIQAKRFTLAYDLLQNPGYDAGEGDYLWLLSETFSADPKLFERILLESKKKFPKSSAILWLEAYHLERKGELKKTSNLWGNLTQGQNLENRLAQQYEKIRKLTERAQKLVY, from the coding sequence ATGCGTTTTAATTTAATGCGCCCAAGGTCCCTTTTAAGCATAATATTGGCTTTGTGGCTTTTATTGATCTTTTTTAGCTCCTCATCTGGTCAACCCAAGGAGGGGATTTTAAAGAGATTTTTAACCAATGCAACTCCCACAGGAATAGAGGCAGATAGAACTCTAAAGGAAATTGAATCAGCTTTCAGGCTAAAGGATTACGCTAAGGTTATTCAACTTTTTAGCACACTTCCTCCATCTCTTCAACTCTCTCCTGAAGAATTTTTCATGGTTGCGGAAAGCTTTTATCAGACTGGAGAGCCAGAGAAAGCTATAGATTTAGCTGAAAGGGCAAGTAGTTTAAGAAGAGGGAAAGAGCTTTCCTGTTCTGCAGAACTTTTGAAGATTAAGAGTAGATTGCTTCTTGGAAAAGAAAAGGAGGCCTTAAAGGAATTAGATGAGCTTGAAAAAGGCTTTTGTGCTGAACTTGTTGGAGACCAAATTAAAGTTTTGAGAGGCCTTTTGAAAAAAAACTGGGAGGTTGATGTTGATCCAAATCTTATTAAGACCGAGGTTGAGGAATTATATTTAGCCAGATTTAACTACCTTCTTAAAAAAGGTGACTTAAAAGAGGCTGAAAAGATTGCCTTTAATTATCTGAATATCAGTGGAGAATATCAAAAGGGTAAGAATTTTTTCTTCTCCCTGGCAGAGGCCTATTTTAAAAAAGGTGAGATTCCAAGGGCTAAAAAGTTTTATCAACTTATCATCACGGAGTGGGATGTTTCTAAGGAATCCTTTTTATCCAAGTTTAGACTTTATCAAATTGCCTATGAGTCAACCAAAATTAAGGAGCTTTTACCCCCAAAAACTATAGAAGACCTTTTGATGTATATTACTCAGATAAAGGCCAAGTATCCTTCCGAAGGAATTGCTGAGGAGGCTTCTTTTTTAGGTATTCGGATTTATTATGATCAAAGGGACTGGGAAAGGACAAGAAAGAGCACCAAAGAATTTTTAAAAATCTATCCAGAAAGTTCCTTTCTTACCAAAGTTTATGATTATTATTGCCAGGCATCAACCTCTCTTGTGCCAGCTTATTTTCTTCAGGGTAAAGTTGGAGAACTTCAAAAAATAGCTCAGGAAGAAAGGGAAATATTTGAGAAGGCAAACTGCGGGGTCTTTTATTATCACTTAGGGAAGGAATTTTATAGATATAATCTCTATACCCTTAGTAGCTATTATTTCCTTTCAGTTCAGGATTTACCTCTTCCAGGTGAAGTTCTTCCAGATTATTACCTGAAATTGGCTTTTTTAGCAGAAATAAACGGGGAAGAGGAGGTATCCGATATCCTTTTATCTTATCTTCAAAAAAATTTTTCAAAAAAAACAGGGAGCGAACCAGAATATTTATTTTTAAAAACTAAAAAAGCCCTTGCAAAGGATTTAAACTATGGAGTAAATTTGCTAAGGGAGACTCTGAAAACAGCCCTACCAGTAGCTTTTAAGCGGGAGCTGATTTTTCAGGCTTTAAAAAGAGCTATTCAAGCAAAAAGGTTTACTTTAGCTTATGATTTGCTTCAGAATCCCGGTTACGATGCCGGTGAAGGGGATTATCTGTGGTTACTTTCAGAGACCTTTTCTGCTGACCCTAAGCTCTTTGAGAGGATCCTGCTTGAGTCTAAGAAGAAATTTCCAAAAAGCTCGGCTATCCTTTGGCTTGAGGCCTATCATCTTGAGAGAAAGGGGGAACTTAAAAAGACCTCTAATTTATGGGGAAACCTTACTCAAGGGCAGAATTTAGAAAATAGATTAGCCCAGCAATACGAAAAAATTCGCAAACTCACAGAGCGAGCCCAAAAACTTGTCTATTAA
- a CDS encoding sigma-54 interaction domain-containing protein, with protein MSINMQEKIGLVGSSVEIKLLKEALEERGLKIHYWKKEEFSQNSFPDDLGLLIYELNKNERDNPSLLENLLKKKNLALLLLTEEISLEKAIDFIRRGARDLKLLNTPLELLEKAVLYLLEERRIITTEDIFLTQDPRLLKILGALEEVAKTKASVLLTGESGTGKELLAKYIHSKSPRKGGPFIAINCAALPETLLESELFGFEKGAFSGANYKKKGKIELADGGTLLLDEITEMGLNLQSKLLRVLQEGEIDRLGGYHPIKVDFRLISTTNRDIEREVQEGRFRSDLFYRINVITVKVPPLRERRGDVKLLAKYFLEKFSLSYQKKFKGFTSQAMQFLENYPFPGNVRELKNMLERAVITCLDEEIDVKHLTDPFSEASLKTEESQSESVSSVLSNTGTNFDNSFEEVKPLDEIEREAIMKALRLTKGHKARAAELLGITVRTLRNKLKEYEERGLLSEGGF; from the coding sequence TTGTCTATTAATATGCAGGAAAAAATTGGTTTAGTTGGTTCCTCCGTAGAGATAAAACTTTTAAAGGAGGCCCTTGAAGAAAGGGGCCTCAAGATTCATTATTGGAAAAAAGAGGAGTTTTCTCAGAATTCTTTTCCTGATGACCTGGGGCTTTTAATTTATGAATTAAATAAAAATGAAAGAGATAATCCCTCTCTGTTAGAGAATCTCCTTAAAAAGAAGAACTTAGCCCTACTTCTCCTTACAGAAGAGATCTCTTTAGAAAAGGCCATAGACTTTATTCGAAGAGGTGCAAGGGATCTTAAGCTATTGAACACTCCCCTTGAACTCTTAGAAAAGGCAGTCCTTTATTTATTGGAAGAAAGAAGGATCATCACCACAGAAGACATTTTTTTGACGCAAGATCCAAGATTGTTAAAAATTCTGGGGGCCTTAGAGGAGGTTGCCAAAACTAAGGCCTCAGTCTTATTGACAGGAGAATCAGGAACCGGAAAAGAGCTTTTAGCTAAATATATACATTCTAAAAGCCCTCGCAAAGGAGGGCCCTTTATTGCCATTAATTGCGCAGCTCTTCCTGAGACCCTCCTTGAATCAGAACTCTTTGGTTTTGAAAAAGGAGCCTTTTCAGGAGCCAATTACAAAAAAAAGGGAAAAATTGAGCTTGCAGATGGGGGAACTCTCCTTCTTGACGAGATCACCGAGATGGGACTCAATCTTCAGAGTAAACTTCTAAGAGTTCTTCAGGAGGGTGAGATTGATCGCTTAGGGGGCTATCATCCCATTAAAGTAGATTTTAGATTAATCTCAACCACAAATCGAGATATTGAAAGGGAAGTGCAGGAAGGGAGATTTAGAAGTGATCTCTTTTATCGCATAAATGTAATTACTGTCAAAGTTCCTCCTCTTCGGGAAAGGAGAGGAGATGTCAAGCTTTTAGCAAAATACTTCCTGGAAAAATTTTCCCTCAGTTATCAGAAAAAGTTTAAGGGATTTACATCTCAGGCCATGCAGTTCTTAGAAAACTATCCCTTTCCAGGAAATGTAAGGGAACTTAAAAACATGCTCGAAAGAGCAGTTATAACCTGTTTAGATGAGGAAATTGATGTCAAACATTTGACAGATCCCTTTAGTGAAGCTTCCTTAAAAACTGAAGAAAGTCAAAGTGAGTCTGTGTCCTCTGTCCTTTCAAATACTGGCACAAATTTTGATAATTCTTTTGAGGAGGTGAAGCCATTAGATGAGATTGAGAGGGAGGCAATTATGAAGGCCTTAAGGCTAACTAAAGGACACAAAGCAAGGGCTGCTGAGCTCTTAGGGATTACAGTGAGAACTTTAAGAAATAAACTCAAGGAATATGAAGAAAGGGGACTTCTTTCTGAAGGAGGGTTCTAA
- a CDS encoding sigma-54 interaction domain-containing protein produces MSYLLETRNPQMQEVLQVLKKVAPSSSTVLLLGESGTGKEVLAKYLHHCSGRKGAFIAINCAAIPEELLEAELFGFEKGAFTGALKAKPGKFELAQGGTLFLDEIGDMPLKLQAKVLRAIQDKEIERLGGESPIKVNTRIVAATNQDLESLVKEGRFREDLYFRLNVIPLVIPPLRERKEDIPLLAEFLLKKLCEREEIPKKKLSPEVLERFLLYNWPGNVREFENLLERMVILSEGDTLSLEELPPHLKDLNPSNKAKEEEKVIEERSFFAKRVFELPDLEREELSLNELLREIELYYLKRALELSSGVKSKAAKLLGLNRTTFIEKLKKYKLA; encoded by the coding sequence ATGAGTTATCTTCTTGAGACAAGAAACCCTCAGATGCAAGAGGTGCTTCAGGTTCTCAAAAAGGTTGCTCCTTCATCAAGTACAGTCCTACTTCTGGGAGAATCAGGAACCGGTAAAGAGGTTTTAGCTAAATATTTGCACCATTGTAGTGGTAGAAAGGGTGCCTTTATAGCTATAAATTGTGCAGCTATTCCGGAAGAGCTTTTAGAGGCTGAGCTTTTTGGTTTTGAGAAGGGAGCTTTTACCGGGGCTTTAAAAGCCAAGCCTGGTAAATTTGAGCTTGCCCAAGGTGGAACCCTTTTTCTGGATGAGATTGGGGATATGCCCCTTAAACTTCAGGCCAAGGTTTTGCGAGCAATTCAAGATAAAGAAATTGAAAGATTAGGAGGGGAGTCCCCTATAAAAGTAAATACCCGCATTGTAGCTGCCACAAATCAAGACCTTGAAAGTTTGGTTAAAGAAGGGCGTTTTAGAGAGGATCTCTACTTCAGGCTTAATGTCATTCCTCTTGTAATCCCTCCTCTTAGAGAAAGAAAAGAGGATATCCCTCTTTTAGCTGAATTTTTACTAAAAAAACTCTGTGAAAGGGAAGAAATACCTAAAAAAAAGCTCTCTCCAGAGGTTTTGGAGAGATTTCTTCTCTATAATTGGCCTGGAAATGTAAGGGAATTTGAAAATCTTCTTGAGAGAATGGTAATTCTATCCGAAGGAGATACTTTATCCTTAGAGGAACTTCCGCCTCATCTCAAAGACCTTAACCCTTCTAATAAAGCTAAGGAAGAGGAAAAAGTCATTGAAGAAAGAAGTTTCTTTGCTAAAAGGGTTTTTGAGCTTCCTGATTTAGAGAGAGAGGAGCTTTCTCTGAATGAGCTTTTAAGGGAGATAGAACTTTATTATCTGAAAAGGGCCCTTGAGCTTTCATCAGGCGTAAAAAGCAAAGCAGCTAAACTTTTAGGGCTTAATAGAACTACCTTTATTGAAAAGCTTAAAAAATATAAATTGGCATAA
- the flgC gene encoding flagellar basal body rod protein FlgC produces the protein MNLLKAGRIAQSGLLAQRVRLNVTASNIANAQVTRTLEGGPYKAKNVILQAVPLSETEPALQQVRVKAIKDDPSPFKEVYDPGHPDADERGIVRYPNVDVITEMVELLSASRAYEANLAVLSTTKSMFLRTLELMK, from the coding sequence ATGAATCTACTCAAGGCTGGAAGAATAGCCCAGAGTGGTCTTCTGGCTCAGAGGGTAAGGCTTAATGTTACTGCAAGCAACATTGCCAACGCCCAGGTTACAAGAACCTTAGAGGGAGGCCCTTACAAAGCCAAAAATGTTATCCTTCAGGCTGTTCCCCTTTCAGAGACTGAGCCAGCCTTACAGCAGGTCAGGGTGAAGGCTATAAAAGATGATCCCTCTCCTTTTAAGGAGGTCTATGATCCCGGGCATCCAGATGCTGATGAACGGGGGATTGTTAGATATCCCAATGTGGATGTGATCACTGAGATGGTTGAGTTGTTATCAGCCAGTAGGGCCTATGAGGCTAACTTAGCTGTCCTTTCAACCACAAAGAGCATGTTTTTGCGAACCCTTGAGCTTATGAAATAA
- the fliF gene encoding flagellar basal-body MS-ring/collar protein FliF, protein MPPLDPKRIFLQLKEFWGKLTTKQKGLLIGGIFGLALLITFLVWYAGRTSYALLYRGLDEATSGQVVQYLKEQKIPYKVEKDGSIYVPEDKVPEIRMEVASKGLLGGTGPGFELFDKEKLGLTEFQEKVNYQRALEGELARTILGIKGVKSVRVHLALPKESLFIEEERPPKASVLLELKPGFSLTPEQVRGIVNLVSGAVSKLDPKNVTVVDAITGKKLFAYESEEGAISTTQLAYKKKIEESLKNKVEELLGSALGYGKALAQVTVDLSFDKESLVEETYDPEGSAVVSEDLEEESKQTKTPAEEGAGGVKGALTQKFEATTPQAQGETYNKKRVVRNFEVSKKVRNLEISPGSIKKISVAVVVDKKVLSENETAKLEWIDNLVKGAIGYNPERGDEVKIEAKAFVEPPVKKPSFMDYLVQASKPLAVIFLLILLYFLVVRPLLKSLKPAPAPEAISEVPGIAKPEEEVEEEVMPREIAIGIIRSQPERAAALVKKWLLEETMEQRKKALAEAK, encoded by the coding sequence ATGCCCCCTCTTGATCCCAAGAGAATTTTTTTACAGCTCAAAGAGTTTTGGGGGAAGTTAACCACCAAACAAAAGGGTCTTCTCATAGGTGGTATTTTTGGGTTAGCTTTATTGATAACCTTTCTTGTTTGGTATGCAGGGAGAACCTCTTATGCCTTACTTTATAGGGGGTTAGATGAAGCTACTTCCGGTCAGGTAGTCCAGTATCTTAAGGAGCAAAAGATCCCTTATAAGGTGGAGAAAGATGGAAGTATTTATGTGCCTGAGGATAAGGTTCCTGAGATAAGGATGGAGGTAGCCAGTAAAGGATTACTTGGAGGCACAGGACCAGGCTTTGAGCTTTTTGATAAGGAGAAACTTGGGCTTACAGAATTTCAGGAGAAGGTTAATTATCAGCGAGCCCTTGAGGGGGAGCTTGCAAGAACCATTCTTGGAATTAAAGGGGTTAAGTCTGTAAGGGTTCATTTAGCTTTACCTAAGGAAAGTCTCTTTATTGAGGAAGAAAGACCACCCAAGGCCTCTGTGCTTCTTGAATTGAAACCAGGCTTTTCATTAACACCCGAGCAGGTAAGGGGAATTGTTAATTTAGTAAGCGGTGCAGTTTCTAAGCTTGACCCCAAGAATGTAACTGTAGTTGATGCTATTACTGGCAAAAAACTCTTTGCTTATGAAAGTGAAGAAGGGGCGATTTCAACCACACAACTTGCTTATAAGAAAAAGATTGAAGAGAGCCTTAAGAATAAGGTGGAAGAACTTCTTGGCTCTGCCCTTGGTTATGGAAAGGCCTTAGCTCAGGTTACAGTTGATCTTTCCTTTGATAAGGAGAGTCTTGTTGAAGAAACTTATGATCCTGAGGGATCAGCAGTGGTATCTGAAGATTTAGAGGAGGAATCAAAGCAGACAAAGACCCCTGCCGAAGAGGGTGCTGGAGGAGTAAAGGGTGCCCTTACCCAAAAATTTGAGGCAACCACTCCACAAGCTCAAGGGGAGACCTATAATAAAAAAAGAGTTGTGAGAAATTTTGAGGTCAGTAAAAAGGTAAGAAACCTTGAAATTTCTCCAGGTAGTATTAAAAAAATTAGTGTAGCTGTAGTGGTGGATAAAAAAGTTCTGTCTGAAAATGAGACAGCCAAACTTGAGTGGATTGACAATTTAGTAAAGGGAGCTATAGGGTATAATCCCGAAAGGGGCGATGAGGTAAAGATTGAGGCCAAGGCCTTTGTAGAACCCCCGGTTAAGAAACCCAGTTTTATGGATTATCTTGTTCAGGCCTCTAAGCCTCTTGCAGTTATTTTCTTGTTGATACTCTTATATTTTTTGGTTGTGAGGCCCCTTCTTAAATCTCTTAAACCAGCTCCTGCTCCTGAGGCCATCTCTGAGGTTCCTGGTATTGCAAAGCCTGAAGAGGAAGTAGAGGAAGAAGTTATGCCAAGGGAGATTGCTATAGGTATTATCAGAAGTCAACCAGAAAGAGCAGCTGCTCTGGTTAAAAAATGGCTTTTAGAAGAGACTATGGAACAGCGTAAGAAGGCTTTAGCTGAGGCAAAATAA
- a CDS encoding ABC transporter ATP-binding protein — MIKIVNLKKSFNSFQVLKGVNLEIPADKITFIMGGSGTGKSVLLKHIVGLLRPDEGEIWFENQDLTKLSEREFQKVRKKIGLLFQEGALFDSMTVAENVAFPLKEHTKLSGKEISSKVEELLSAVDLLQAKDKYPSELSGGMRKRAALARTLALNPQVILFDEPTTGLDPVLQITIMDLIKKVKETYHVTCVIISHDLILAFKYADHIAFLHEGVIIEEGDVEKIKTSTHPFVKHFRESALLETKSEEV, encoded by the coding sequence ATGATAAAAATTGTAAATCTCAAAAAAAGCTTTAATTCCTTTCAAGTCTTAAAAGGGGTTAATCTGGAAATTCCAGCGGATAAAATAACCTTTATCATGGGAGGAAGTGGGACAGGTAAAAGTGTGCTTTTAAAGCATATTGTGGGCTTGCTTAGGCCTGATGAAGGGGAGATCTGGTTTGAGAATCAAGATCTTACCAAACTTTCAGAAAGGGAATTTCAGAAGGTCAGGAAAAAGATAGGGCTGCTTTTTCAAGAAGGAGCTCTCTTTGACTCTATGACAGTTGCGGAAAATGTAGCCTTCCCTCTTAAAGAACACACCAAGCTTTCTGGAAAAGAGATTTCCTCTAAGGTGGAAGAGCTTTTATCAGCAGTTGATTTACTTCAGGCTAAGGATAAATATCCTTCTGAACTTTCAGGTGGTATGCGTAAAAGGGCTGCTCTTGCCAGAACCTTGGCCCTTAATCCTCAGGTCATTCTCTTTGATGAGCCCACTACCGGTCTTGATCCTGTCCTTCAAATCACCATTATGGATCTTATCAAAAAGGTCAAAGAGACCTATCATGTTACCTGCGTAATCATTAGTCATGACCTCATCTTGGCCTTTAAGTATGCTGATCATATAGCCTTTTTGCATGAAGGTGTTATTATAGAAGAAGGGGATGTGGAAAAGATTAAGACCTCAACCCATCCTTTTGTAAAGCACTTCAGAGAGAGTGCCCTTTTAGAAACCAAATCTGAGGAGGTGTAA
- a CDS encoding MlaE family ABC transporter permease yields the protein MNPFFKLGKGFIRLIQESGGIFLFFWQAFFYTFTPPLRIRLYFKQMEFIGVKSWLVVSLTALFSGMVTAYQVHHALIKFGGQSVLGGVVALTLTRELGPVLSAIMVVARAGSAITAEIGSMRITEQIDALKIMAVNPIQYLITPRLWAAMLVVPLLTAMADLIGIAGGYLIGVFVLGIDHGIFMARMEDMVELIDIMSGIYKSIFFGAFMVAVCGYKGYFASGGAEGVGKATTEAVVISSVGILISDYILTTIFF from the coding sequence ATGAATCCCTTTTTTAAACTTGGAAAAGGTTTTATCAGGTTAATTCAAGAATCTGGTGGTATCTTTCTCTTTTTCTGGCAAGCCTTTTTCTATACCTTTACCCCTCCTTTAAGAATAAGACTGTATTTTAAACAGATGGAGTTTATTGGGGTTAAGTCCTGGTTAGTAGTTTCCCTGACAGCCCTTTTTTCTGGTATGGTTACAGCCTATCAGGTGCATCACGCTCTAATTAAATTTGGTGGGCAGAGTGTGTTAGGTGGGGTTGTAGCTTTAACGCTTACTCGAGAGCTTGGGCCTGTGCTTTCTGCTATAATGGTAGTAGCCAGGGCTGGTTCAGCTATAACCGCTGAGATAGGAAGTATGCGTATAACGGAGCAGATAGATGCCCTCAAGATTATGGCAGTTAATCCTATTCAATATCTGATTACCCCAAGGCTCTGGGCTGCTATGCTTGTAGTTCCCCTGCTTACAGCCATGGCTGATCTGATTGGTATTGCGGGTGGCTATCTCATAGGTGTCTTTGTTCTGGGAATTGATCATGGGATCTTTATGGCCAGAATGGAAGATATGGTTGAGCTGATTGATATTATGAGTGGAATATACAAATCCATTTTTTTTGGGGCCTTTATGGTAGCTGTTTGTGGTTATAAGGGTTATTTTGCCTCTGGTGGGGCAGAAGGTGTGGGGAAAGCAACTACTGAGGCAGTGGTTATTTCCTCAGTAGGTATTCTTATCTCTGATTATATTTTGACAACCATTTTCTTTTAA
- a CDS encoding MlaD family protein: MANKGGTEIKVGIFVFLGILALLYLTFKLAQEAFVPKDTYRLYAVFNSVSGLIRGAKIEMAGVPIGKVGEISLTPEGKAKVELLVFKKYKVQEDAVAVVRTFGVLGDKYVEIRPGTSQVYLSEGAMIAKTESSVDLDQILANIGPTVEGLKEVLGTQEGKENIKILVANIKDASESFKKIAEKVDKGQGTLGKLIADDKLYKDLSATSQSLKNIAQQIEKGEGTLGKLVKDETLYKTLKNTASNLEKVSQKLEKGEGTLGKLINEDALYKDLRALSKDLKNTAQNLDKIVARLEKGEGTLGKLLKDDSLYTEAKKTLKSVNRAAKGVEEQVPITVLGTVAGAAMK, encoded by the coding sequence ATGGCCAATAAAGGTGGAACGGAGATAAAAGTAGGTATTTTTGTTTTTCTTGGTATATTGGCCCTACTCTATCTCACTTTTAAGCTTGCTCAGGAGGCCTTTGTTCCTAAGGATACCTATCGTCTTTATGCGGTCTTTAATAGCGTTTCTGGATTGATTAGAGGGGCTAAAATTGAGATGGCAGGTGTCCCTATTGGTAAGGTTGGTGAGATAAGCTTGACACCAGAGGGAAAGGCCAAGGTTGAATTACTTGTCTTTAAAAAATATAAGGTTCAAGAGGATGCAGTGGCAGTAGTGCGCACCTTTGGGGTTCTTGGAGATAAATATGTAGAGATCCGGCCTGGGACATCACAGGTCTATCTTTCTGAGGGAGCTATGATTGCTAAAACCGAAAGTTCCGTTGATCTTGACCAGATTCTTGCTAATATCGGCCCAACTGTAGAAGGTTTAAAGGAGGTTTTGGGGACTCAGGAGGGTAAAGAAAACATTAAAATTCTTGTGGCTAATATAAAGGATGCCTCGGAGAGCTTTAAAAAGATAGCTGAAAAAGTGGATAAAGGGCAGGGCACCCTCGGAAAATTGATAGCTGATGATAAGCTTTATAAAGACCTATCAGCAACCTCCCAGAGCTTGAAAAATATTGCCCAACAAATTGAGAAAGGAGAAGGCACTCTCGGTAAACTTGTTAAGGATGAAACCCTGTATAAAACTTTAAAAAACACCGCCTCCAATCTTGAAAAGGTCTCTCAAAAGCTTGAAAAAGGCGAGGGCACTCTTGGTAAACTTATTAATGAGGATGCCCTATATAAGGATTTACGGGCCCTTTCTAAGGATCTCAAAAATACTGCCCAGAATCTGGATAAGATTGTGGCTCGTTTAGAAAAGGGTGAGGGCACCCTTGGCAAACTCTTAAAGGATGATTCCCTTTATACAGAAGCTAAAAAAACTCTTAAAAGTGTTAACAGAGCTGCCAAAGGGGTAGAAGAACAGGTGCCTATTACAGTCCTTGGAACTGTGGCTGGGGCTGCTATGAAGTAA
- the fliE gene encoding flagellar hook-basal body complex protein FliE has product MKIQGLQGKVNLYQETQKKTAPDFQKILLENLKEVDQKEKTAQEAIMALARGEDIDPAEVAQKISSADASMKLLLRIRNKVLEAYQEIMRMQI; this is encoded by the coding sequence ATGAAAATTCAGGGCCTTCAGGGAAAGGTCAATCTTTATCAGGAGACTCAAAAAAAGACTGCTCCTGATTTTCAAAAGATTCTCTTAGAAAATTTAAAAGAGGTTGACCAGAAAGAAAAAACTGCTCAAGAGGCTATTATGGCCCTTGCCAGAGGAGAAGATATTGATCCAGCTGAGGTAGCTCAAAAGATTTCCTCAGCGGATGCCAGTATGAAACTTCTCCTGAGGATAAGAAATAAGGTTTTAGAGGCCTATCAGGAAATTATGAGAATGCAGATTTAA